The genome window tgtgacatTAGGAAAACATAGTGGggaaatctggattccaaatatttgaatatgaaatcGACAACCCTCAGTGagctaaaatatgttttttactttttcagaaaaatagcTATGGACAATCGTCATCGTAGCAAAACATTAGGCAAGAGAAGTTGGATCTACCGCTACCCCAGGACTTTCCAGATCACCTTTACCAGTTTGGGTATCGGAATATTATTTTCGAAACCTATCTACGATATTTTCTTCCGCGCCGCGAACCCGAGGACCTCAGTGAGCCACCCACTACATTCACGGTGCTTCGCAGAGCTCCTGAAAACTAACTATGGAATCCGTTTCCAAGGCAAGGGAACGATTGGCTAAGTACCCCTTGATATTTGCAAAGTGCTCCAAACAAAGTGCTTTGTACGCCCGCTGTGTTTTACTCAAAGAAGGTTCCGTGAAAAAAGACGATTGTGTGAAAGAATTCGAAGAGTTTAAAACTTGTTTGACTTCTGCTGCAAAGAACTTGAAGACTAGGATTTAAGATGCATCGATTGTTCGAGTTTATTAACTTGCCGCTAAGTTACCATCTTGTGGCCGGCGCGTTTATAAGGctcatgttaatattttatgctgACTATCACGACGAAATTTACGATGTACCCTACACCGATGTGGACTACAAAGTGTTCTCTGACGCCGCGAGGCACGTCGTTAACGGGAACTCACCGTACAACCGTCACACCTACAGATACAGCCCTATCATAGCATACATGTTAGTTCCGAACATCTTTCTCGGCAAGAACTTTGGGAAGTTACTGTTTTCTTCGTTTGACATCTTTATTACCATGGCGGTTAAGACCTTAGTGGAACATCAGTTGAGCCCTAAAAGCGTTCTGAGTCGGATACCCACCTATTGCT of Trichoplusia ni isolate ovarian cell line Hi5 chromosome 24 unlocalized genomic scaffold, tn1 tig00000336_group23, whole genome shotgun sequence contains these proteins:
- the LOC113506766 gene encoding uncharacterized protein LOC113506766 is translated as MESVSKARERLAKYPLIFAKCSKQSALYARCVLLKEGSVKKDDCVKEFEEFKTCLTSAAKNLKTRI